A single region of the Nisaea sediminum genome encodes:
- the ccoP gene encoding cytochrome-c oxidase, cbb3-type subunit III produces MAHNVEKDAVTGVDTTGHEWDGIKELNNPLPRWWLWTFYITIVWSIGYWVVYPAWPLVSSYTEGMFGYSSRQEVMDRIAEAKEAQSAYLGKIESASLDEIRNDGELLNFALAGGRSAFAVNCSQCHGQGAQGFVGYPNLNDDDWIWGGKPEEIMQTINFGIRSAHDDTRFSQMPAFGTDEILERPQINAVVEYVLKLSGQEHDAALAGTGQEIFVEQCAACHGENGKGMRELGAPNLSDSIWLYGGDRETLRATVTNARYGVMPAWTGRLDEATIKQLAVYVHSLGGGE; encoded by the coding sequence GTGGCTCACAATGTCGAAAAGGACGCGGTGACCGGCGTCGACACAACGGGTCACGAGTGGGACGGTATCAAGGAACTGAACAACCCGCTTCCGCGCTGGTGGCTCTGGACCTTCTACATCACTATCGTCTGGTCGATCGGATACTGGGTCGTCTATCCGGCCTGGCCGCTGGTTTCCAGCTACACCGAAGGCATGTTCGGCTATTCCTCCCGTCAGGAGGTCATGGACCGGATCGCCGAGGCGAAGGAAGCCCAGTCGGCCTATCTTGGAAAGATCGAGTCCGCCTCGCTTGACGAGATCCGGAACGACGGCGAATTGCTGAACTTCGCCCTCGCGGGCGGCCGTTCGGCCTTCGCGGTCAACTGCTCCCAGTGTCACGGTCAGGGCGCTCAGGGGTTTGTCGGTTATCCGAACCTGAACGACGACGACTGGATCTGGGGCGGCAAACCGGAAGAGATCATGCAAACGATCAATTTCGGTATCCGGTCCGCGCATGACGACACCCGCTTCAGCCAGATGCCGGCATTCGGCACGGATGAAATCCTAGAGCGTCCGCAGATCAACGCGGTCGTCGAATATGTCCTGAAACTTTCCGGTCAGGAGCACGATGCTGCTCTCGCCGGGACCGGGCAGGAGATCTTCGTCGAGCAATGTGCCGCATGCCACGGCGAGAACGGCAAAGGCATGCGTGAGTTGGGCGCGCCTAATCTGTCCGACTCGATCTGGCTCTATGGCGGCGATCGCGAAACTCTTCGTGCAACGGTCACCAACGCCCGCTACGGCGTGATGCCGGCCTGGACCGGACGTCTCGACGAGGCGACGATCAAGCAGCTTGCCGTGTATGTGCATTCTCTCGGCGGCGGCGAGTAA
- a CDS encoding cbb3-type cytochrome c oxidase subunit 3 — protein MDYHTVSAFAQTWGLVFLVVMFLTAVTYALWPSNRGKFKKAAHMPLEED, from the coding sequence ATGGATTATCACACAGTCTCTGCCTTCGCGCAGACCTGGGGCCTCGTGTTCCTGGTCGTCATGTTCCTCACCGCAGTCACCTACGCACTGTGGCCGAGCAACCGGGGCAAGTTCAAAAAAGCCGCGCACATGCCGCTTGAGGAGGATTGA
- the ccoO gene encoding cytochrome-c oxidase, cbb3-type subunit II — MSLLNKHAIFEKNSILLCVGILITVAIGGLVEISPLFYLESTIEKVKGMRPYTPLELAGRNIYIREGCYNCHSQMVRPFRDEAERYGHYSLAAESMYDHPFQWGSKRTGPDLARVGGRYSDNWHVAHLNNPRSVVPESIMPGYPFLAKKELKIDDMAGHLAANRGVGVPYTDEMIESAVLDAQVQTNPDADEVDAFMARYPKAQVRDFDGNPEKLTEMDAVIAYLQMLGTLVDFDLYAQDPALR; from the coding sequence ATGTCGCTGCTCAATAAACACGCCATCTTCGAGAAGAACTCGATCCTGCTCTGTGTCGGGATCCTGATCACCGTCGCCATCGGCGGCCTGGTCGAGATCTCGCCGCTCTTCTACCTGGAAAGCACCATCGAGAAGGTGAAGGGCATGCGTCCCTACACCCCGCTCGAGCTCGCGGGCCGGAACATCTATATCCGCGAGGGTTGCTACAACTGCCACAGCCAGATGGTGCGGCCGTTCCGGGACGAGGCCGAGCGCTATGGCCACTACAGCCTCGCCGCGGAGAGCATGTACGACCACCCGTTTCAGTGGGGCTCGAAGCGGACCGGTCCGGACCTCGCCCGGGTCGGTGGCCGCTATTCCGACAACTGGCACGTGGCGCACCTCAACAATCCGCGCTCCGTGGTCCCGGAATCGATCATGCCGGGCTATCCGTTCCTCGCGAAGAAAGAGCTGAAGATTGACGACATGGCAGGTCACCTCGCAGCCAATCGCGGCGTCGGCGTGCCCTACACGGACGAAATGATCGAGAGTGCCGTTCTCGACGCGCAAGTCCAGACCAATCCGGACGCCGACGAGGTGGATGCGTTCATGGCCCGATATCCAAAGGCGCAAGTGCGCGACTTCGACGGCAATCCGGAAAAACTCACCGAGATGGACGCGGTTATCGCCTATCTCCAGATGCTGGGCACGCTGGTCGATTTCGACCTCTACGCCCAGGATCCGGCCCTGCGTTAG
- the ccoN gene encoding cytochrome-c oxidase, cbb3-type subunit I produces MDGVIRAGAIASTFWGVIGFTVGLVIALQLAFPVLNFDLPWTNFGRLRPLHTSAVIFAFGGNILIMTSFHVVQRTCKARLAGGLAPWFVFWGYQLFIVLAATGYVLGITQSREYAEPEWYVDLWLTIVWVVYLLVFLGTIWKRKEPHIYVANWFYLAFIITIAMLHIVNNLALPVSLTGAKSYSAFAGVQDALTQWWYGHNAVGFFLTAGFLAIMYYYIPKRAERPVYSYRLSIIHFWALIFLYIWAGPHHLHYTALPDWAQTLGMTFSIMLWMPSWGGMINGLMTLSGAWDKLRTDPVLRMLVTSVAFYGMSTFEGPVMSIKAVNGLSHYTDWTVGHVHSGALGWVGMVSFGALYCVVPILWNRERLYSLRLVGWHFWISTIGIVLYITSMWVSGILQGLMWRAYDTLGFLEYSFVETVEAMHPFYVIRALGGAVFVAGSLVMAYNLYRTMRGDLRDEAPFVGAPVRAPRGAVAAGE; encoded by the coding sequence ATGGACGGCGTGATTCGCGCCGGTGCGATCGCCTCCACCTTCTGGGGCGTGATTGGCTTTACCGTTGGTCTCGTGATCGCCCTGCAACTGGCCTTTCCGGTCCTGAACTTCGACCTCCCCTGGACGAATTTCGGCCGCCTGCGCCCGCTGCATACCTCGGCGGTGATCTTCGCCTTCGGCGGTAATATCCTGATCATGACGTCGTTCCACGTTGTGCAGCGGACCTGCAAGGCCCGCCTGGCCGGCGGCCTCGCCCCCTGGTTCGTGTTCTGGGGCTACCAGCTCTTCATCGTGCTGGCGGCGACGGGTTACGTGCTCGGCATCACCCAGAGCAGGGAATATGCGGAACCGGAATGGTATGTGGATCTCTGGCTGACCATCGTCTGGGTGGTCTATCTGCTGGTCTTCCTCGGCACCATCTGGAAGCGGAAAGAGCCGCACATCTACGTCGCGAACTGGTTCTATCTCGCCTTCATCATCACCATCGCGATGCTCCACATCGTGAACAATCTCGCCCTGCCGGTCTCCCTTACCGGTGCGAAGAGCTATTCCGCCTTCGCCGGGGTGCAGGATGCGCTGACGCAATGGTGGTACGGGCATAACGCCGTCGGCTTCTTCCTGACCGCCGGCTTCCTTGCCATCATGTACTACTACATTCCGAAGCGGGCGGAGCGTCCGGTCTATTCCTACCGGCTCTCGATCATCCACTTCTGGGCGCTGATCTTCCTCTACATCTGGGCCGGTCCGCACCACCTGCACTACACGGCGCTGCCGGACTGGGCGCAGACCCTCGGCATGACCTTCTCGATCATGCTCTGGATGCCGTCCTGGGGCGGAATGATCAACGGCCTGATGACGCTATCGGGCGCTTGGGACAAGCTCCGCACGGACCCGGTCCTGCGCATGCTGGTCACCTCCGTGGCCTTCTACGGCATGTCCACCTTCGAGGGCCCGGTCATGTCCATCAAGGCGGTGAACGGCCTCAGCCACTACACCGACTGGACCGTCGGCCACGTGCATTCCGGTGCGCTCGGCTGGGTCGGCATGGTCAGCTTCGGCGCCCTCTACTGCGTGGTTCCGATCCTCTGGAACCGTGAGCGGCTCTATTCGCTGCGCCTCGTCGGCTGGCACTTCTGGATCTCGACCATCGGCATCGTGCTGTACATCACCTCGATGTGGGTCTCGGGCATCCTGCAGGGCCTGATGTGGCGTGCCTACGACACCCTCGGCTTCCTGGAATATTCCTTCGTCGAGACCGTCGAGGCCATGCATCCCTTCTATGTGATCCGGGCTCTCGGTGGCGCCGTCTTCGTCGCCGGTTCCCTGGTCATGGCTTACAACCTCTACCGCACCATGCGGGGCGATCTTCGTGACGAAGCCCCGTTCGTGGGCGCGCCTGTGCGCGCACCCCGGGGCGCGGTCGCGGCGGGAGAATGA
- the hemN gene encoding oxygen-independent coproporphyrinogen III oxidase — MNMLRKESSRKVCEFGLMQKYGGRNVPRYTSYPTAPHFSEAVDAGNYKQWLTELTSEDALSLYLHVPFCDVLCWYCGCATQVARNYGPVAEYARILEREIATVSRYLRSPGPVRHLHWGGGSPNRLNAADFYSLMSLLQCNFPFADDAELAIEIDPRTLDDSQIDAYVRSGINRVSLGLQDFTPKVQKSINREQPFELVEQRVQALRAAGIEKLNFDLMYGLPYQSAPDAEHSVALALSLEPSRIAVFGYAHVPWMRKHQKLIPESALPGTLERREQAELMARRIQDAGYVRIGLDHFARPDDPMALAASAGTLRRNFQGYTTDDANALIGFGASSIGALPQGYIQNIPDARLYEKSVRETGFAVARGIALNDSDRLHRRIIEKLMCDERVDLAETCAEHGVELKDVRFDSAALAEMRSESLIEWDGRRIEMTPEGRPYIRVVAALFDAYLATGKARHSGAV; from the coding sequence ATGAATATGTTGCGTAAGGAATCCTCGCGGAAAGTTTGCGAGTTCGGGCTGATGCAGAAATATGGCGGACGCAATGTTCCGCGTTACACGAGCTATCCGACGGCGCCGCATTTCAGCGAAGCGGTGGATGCCGGCAACTACAAGCAATGGCTGACGGAACTTACCTCTGAGGACGCGCTCTCGCTCTATCTGCACGTGCCGTTCTGCGACGTGCTTTGCTGGTATTGCGGTTGCGCGACCCAGGTTGCGCGCAATTACGGTCCTGTTGCCGAATATGCCCGCATTCTCGAGCGCGAGATCGCGACTGTCTCCCGGTACCTCCGATCGCCCGGGCCAGTGCGCCATCTGCATTGGGGCGGCGGCTCTCCCAATCGTCTCAACGCGGCCGATTTCTACTCCCTGATGTCGCTCTTGCAGTGCAACTTCCCCTTCGCGGACGACGCCGAGCTCGCGATCGAGATCGACCCGCGAACCCTCGACGACAGCCAGATCGACGCCTATGTCCGCTCGGGTATCAACCGGGTGAGTCTGGGGCTTCAGGATTTCACCCCGAAAGTCCAGAAAAGCATCAATCGGGAACAGCCGTTCGAGCTGGTCGAGCAGCGCGTCCAGGCTCTCCGGGCGGCCGGGATCGAGAAGCTCAATTTCGACCTCATGTACGGTTTGCCATATCAAAGTGCCCCCGATGCGGAACACAGCGTTGCCTTGGCCCTCAGCCTGGAGCCAAGCCGCATTGCCGTTTTCGGCTATGCGCATGTTCCATGGATGCGCAAGCACCAGAAGCTGATCCCGGAAAGCGCCCTGCCCGGCACCCTTGAGCGGCGCGAACAGGCGGAGTTGATGGCGCGCCGGATTCAGGACGCAGGCTATGTGCGGATCGGCCTCGACCATTTCGCGCGTCCCGACGATCCGATGGCACTCGCCGCCTCCGCCGGAACGCTCCGGCGCAATTTCCAAGGCTATACGACTGACGATGCGAACGCCCTGATCGGGTTCGGCGCGTCCTCGATCGGCGCCCTGCCCCAAGGCTACATCCAGAATATTCCGGACGCCCGGCTCTACGAGAAGAGCGTCCGCGAAACCGGTTTCGCCGTTGCCCGGGGAATTGCCCTCAACGACTCGGACAGACTGCACCGCCGGATCATCGAAAAGCTGATGTGCGACGAGCGTGTCGATCTGGCTGAAACCTGCGCCGAACACGGCGTGGAGTTGAAGGACGTCCGATTCGACTCCGCCGCGCTCGCTGAGATGCGGTCGGAAAGCCTTATCGAGTGGGATGGCCGGCGGATCGAGATGACGCCGGAAGGCCGTCCCTATATTCGCGTCGTCGCCGCTCTGTTCGACGCCTATCTGGCGACCGGGAAAGCCCGTCATTCAGGCGCCGTTTAA
- a CDS encoding hemerythrin domain-containing protein — MPRILEILQKDHQQHDLLLSILEKQVKDAHLTGEPDYDVVSEIVDYFLTYPAEFHHARENKIYEKILARDASAAEEIGHIEEEHEAGEAYIKAFAGALASVLGTGIVTRKQFANAALEFIESQRRHIRMEESMFFPTALRVLTAEDWNALDEELSDRADPIFGSQREAQFEALRQEIVELQNAREPANDRLPAGQEMSV; from the coding sequence ATGCCGAGAATTCTGGAAATCCTGCAGAAGGACCATCAACAGCACGATCTGTTGCTGTCCATCCTCGAAAAGCAGGTGAAAGACGCACATCTGACAGGCGAGCCGGATTACGACGTGGTCTCCGAGATCGTCGATTATTTCCTTACCTATCCGGCCGAATTCCACCACGCGCGAGAAAACAAGATCTACGAGAAGATTCTTGCGCGCGATGCCTCTGCAGCCGAGGAAATCGGCCATATCGAGGAAGAGCACGAGGCCGGCGAAGCCTACATAAAAGCCTTTGCCGGCGCCTTGGCGAGCGTCCTCGGTACGGGGATCGTGACCCGCAAGCAATTCGCCAACGCTGCGCTTGAGTTTATCGAATCCCAGCGCCGCCACATCCGCATGGAAGAGAGCATGTTCTTCCCGACCGCGCTAAGGGTGCTGACGGCGGAAGACTGGAACGCTCTGGACGAGGAGTTGTCCGACCGGGCGGACCCGATCTTCGGCAGCCAGCGCGAAGCCCAGTTCGAGGCTCTGCGGCAGGAAATCGTCGAATTGCAGAACGCGCGGGAGCCGGCGAACGACCGCCTTCCCGCCGGACAGGAAATGAGCGTCTGA
- a CDS encoding bifunctional aminoglycoside phosphotransferase/ATP-binding protein, protein MEQTEDQSAALEFLARRDSYDPAPESEPAHLATHGSHVFLVGDRAYKLKRAVSFPYMDYGTLERRKRFTEAELELNRRTAPDLYLGIRRLTRAADGGLAFDGEGETIEYVLEMRRFAEETLLDRMAESGTLTPALIERAAERIRAFHESAESLSLDRAPGAGSAGLRTVLEENFEEFKAQPHYFAPEDVAAYTRDVWSAFERVAPLLDRRVAEGQAKHCHGDLHLRNICLIDGEPTLFDGIEFNPLFACIDVLYDLAYFLSDLINRGRADLANLAFNRYFVDGGFEGLACLPLFISTRSAVRAKIMVSSAEVQDETSARAELLTQSRLSFAAAAEQIADVSPRLIGIGGFSGSGKSTLARALAARLRPAPGAVHLRSDIIRKQLFGYPPTTPLPPEAYRPDISAQVYALMLERAGTALKAGYPAIMDAVNDRPADREAMELLAASLGVRFDGFWLDLPPEIMANRIARRQEDASDATESVMLDQVAHGHGPLGSWAEIDASGSPDSAQDAVFALLPTGH, encoded by the coding sequence ATGGAACAAACCGAGGACCAAAGTGCGGCTTTGGAATTTCTCGCGCGCCGCGACAGCTACGATCCGGCGCCGGAGAGCGAGCCTGCACATCTCGCGACCCATGGCAGCCACGTCTTTCTCGTCGGAGATCGTGCTTACAAATTGAAACGGGCGGTTTCCTTTCCCTACATGGATTACGGCACACTCGAACGCCGCAAGCGCTTCACCGAAGCAGAACTGGAGCTCAACCGGCGAACCGCTCCCGACCTTTATCTCGGTATCCGCCGCTTGACCCGGGCCGCCGACGGAGGCCTTGCCTTCGACGGCGAAGGCGAGACAATCGAGTATGTGCTCGAGATGCGCCGCTTCGCCGAGGAAACGCTGCTTGACCGGATGGCCGAAAGCGGAACGCTCACGCCAGCACTGATCGAACGGGCTGCCGAACGGATCCGCGCCTTTCACGAGAGCGCGGAAAGCCTGTCCCTGGATCGGGCACCCGGGGCGGGATCGGCCGGTTTGCGCACAGTCCTTGAGGAGAATTTCGAGGAGTTCAAGGCACAACCGCACTATTTCGCGCCCGAGGATGTCGCCGCCTATACCCGCGATGTCTGGTCCGCCTTCGAGCGCGTCGCGCCGTTGCTCGACCGCAGGGTAGCCGAGGGACAGGCGAAGCATTGCCATGGCGACCTGCATCTCCGGAACATCTGCCTGATCGACGGCGAGCCGACGCTGTTCGACGGGATCGAGTTCAATCCGCTCTTCGCCTGCATCGACGTCCTTTACGACCTGGCCTATTTCCTCAGCGATCTGATCAATCGGGGCCGTGCCGATCTCGCGAACCTCGCCTTCAACCGGTACTTCGTCGATGGCGGTTTCGAGGGCCTCGCCTGCCTGCCGCTATTTATCTCAACCCGATCGGCCGTAAGGGCCAAGATCATGGTCAGCTCCGCCGAAGTGCAAGATGAGACGTCTGCGCGCGCCGAACTGCTGACGCAGTCGCGTCTCTCGTTCGCGGCTGCGGCGGAGCAGATCGCCGATGTGAGTCCGCGTCTGATCGGGATCGGCGGTTTCTCCGGGTCCGGAAAATCGACCCTCGCACGCGCCCTCGCCGCTCGTCTCCGGCCGGCACCCGGCGCGGTGCATCTGCGCAGCGACATCATCCGTAAACAACTCTTCGGCTATCCGCCGACCACGCCCCTCCCGCCCGAAGCCTACCGTCCCGACATCAGTGCCCAAGTCTATGCCCTGATGCTCGAACGCGCCGGGACCGCCCTCAAGGCTGGCTATCCGGCGATCATGGATGCGGTCAACGACCGCCCGGCGGACCGGGAAGCCATGGAACTGCTCGCCGCTTCGCTGGGAGTCCGATTTGACGGATTTTGGCTCGATTTGCCTCCGGAGATCATGGCGAACCGGATCGCCCGACGCCAAGAGGATGCCTCGGACGCCACCGAAAGCGTGATGCTGGACCAGGTAGCGCACGGCCACGGGCCGCTCGGCTCTTGGGCGGAGATCGATGCGTCAGGCTCTCCGGACTCAGCGCAGGACGCCGTGTTTGCCCTGCTCCCCACCGGCCATTGA